A window of the Sporosarcina sp. FSL K6-2383 genome harbors these coding sequences:
- a CDS encoding superoxide dismutase family protein, with product MNQKMIVSILLATLLIVSGCSKGSNTKLPVSGENAKALVTPIINTEGNEIGEARFVESGDGVTISIQAEGLPPGVKGIHIHETGVCTPPDFTSAGGHFNPTHKEHGFDNPQGFHLGDLPNIEVDANGKVATEVTTAELTMKPGATHSIVDSDGSALVIHEKADDYKTDPSGNSGVRIACAAVNK from the coding sequence TTGAATCAAAAAATGATTGTATCTATTTTACTAGCTACACTTTTAATCGTCAGTGGCTGTAGTAAAGGCAGCAATACCAAGTTACCTGTGAGTGGTGAGAATGCCAAAGCGCTTGTTACTCCAATCATCAATACGGAAGGGAATGAAATAGGTGAAGCTCGTTTTGTAGAGTCTGGGGATGGCGTGACGATTAGTATTCAGGCGGAGGGTTTGCCGCCGGGAGTGAAGGGCATTCATATCCACGAAACAGGCGTCTGCACACCACCAGATTTCACTTCAGCGGGCGGCCACTTTAATCCAACACATAAAGAGCATGGCTTCGACAATCCACAAGGATTCCATTTAGGCGATTTGCCAAACATCGAAGTCGATGCCAATGGAAAGGTAGCGACGGAAGTGACAACTGCCGAACTGACAATGAAACCGGGTGCTACACATTCGATTGTCGATAGCGACGGCAGTGCACTTGTTATACATGAAAAAGCGGATGATTATAAAACAGATCCATCTGGTAATTCGGGTGTTCGAATTGCTTGTGCTGCGGTCAATAAATAA
- a CDS encoding phosphoribosylaminoimidazolesuccinocarboxamide synthase — translation MELIYKGKTKDVYKAEGNNVLLKFKDDVTGEDGVFDPGANTVGLTIEGAGQSGLRMTKFFFEKMAEKNIPTHYVAADLDEVTMTVKSAKMFGKGLEVICRYRAVGSFLRRYGAYCEEGQALDAFVEVTLKDDDRNDPPITQDALAQLGLLTAEEYVTLETLTKQISSVVKDELAAKGLELYDIKLEFGRDGVTGEVMLIDEISGGNMRVYQNDVYITPMDLEKLVLA, via the coding sequence ATGGAACTTATTTATAAAGGCAAGACGAAAGATGTATATAAAGCGGAGGGCAACAATGTTCTCCTTAAATTCAAAGATGATGTAACGGGTGAGGATGGCGTTTTTGACCCGGGTGCAAACACAGTTGGCTTAACGATTGAAGGTGCAGGGCAATCGGGACTTCGGATGACAAAATTTTTCTTTGAGAAGATGGCGGAAAAAAATATTCCAACGCATTATGTTGCAGCTGATCTTGATGAAGTAACGATGACGGTGAAGTCAGCGAAGATGTTTGGTAAAGGGCTTGAAGTCATTTGTCGGTATCGTGCTGTTGGGAGTTTCCTACGTCGATACGGGGCTTATTGTGAAGAAGGACAAGCATTGGATGCATTTGTTGAAGTGACGCTGAAAGACGATGATCGCAATGATCCGCCTATTACACAGGATGCACTTGCGCAGTTAGGTTTATTGACGGCAGAAGAGTATGTGACGCTTGAGACGTTGACGAAACAAATTTCGAGTGTTGTGAAGGACGAGCTCGCAGCAAAAGGCCTTGAGTTATATGATATTAAACTTGAATTCGGACGCGATGGCGTTACAGGTGAAGTGATGCTGATTGATGAAATTTCAGGCGGCAATATGCGCGTTTACCAAAACGATGTCTATATTACACCAATGGATTTAGAGAAATTGGTATTGGCGTAA
- a CDS encoding heavy-metal-associated domain-containing protein gives MKKVVFGLEPLSCPSCIKKIESALNKVNGVGGAKVLFHSGKVRAQFDDSVIQADELQSIIVKLGYPVLSQKVS, from the coding sequence ATGAAAAAAGTCGTATTCGGTTTAGAGCCACTGAGTTGCCCATCTTGTATTAAGAAAATTGAAAGTGCATTAAACAAAGTTAACGGCGTGGGGGGAGCAAAAGTTTTATTCCACTCTGGAAAAGTTCGTGCACAGTTCGATGACAGCGTTATTCAAGCGGATGAATTGCAAAGTATCATCGTTAAACTTGGCTATCCCGTGCTGTCACAAAAAGTTTCCTAA